The following coding sequences are from one Musa acuminata AAA Group cultivar baxijiao chromosome BXJ2-4, Cavendish_Baxijiao_AAA, whole genome shotgun sequence window:
- the LOC103980346 gene encoding O-fucosyltransferase 20, which translates to MARSKTKQLSYIAVPSQFIHSLHGFHLSPKKAARFPGHRLPSLARNPKFLLLLLFFLLALLRTLRIGSELHRLLPFPSVPCSHSSSTESAWAADKAAVVSVGVDGGDVGEVVGEFWRQPDGMGYSPCLNFSEEFRMESEAARGVRRRKYLLVVVSGGLNQQRNQIVDAVVIARILGAALVVPVLQVNVIWGDESEFSDIFDLEHFKRVLADDVKVVSSLPSTHIRTRPVDGKQTPLNVPPSWIRNRFLKKLNREGVLLLRGLDSRLSKDLPRDLQKLRCKVAFHALRFAAPIQELGNKLAMRMRSKGPYLALHLRLEKDVWVRTGCLPGLSSEYDEIVQEERKLRPKLLTGRSNMTYHERKLAGFCPLNALDVTRLLKALGAPPDAMIYWAGGEPFGGPEALLPLTREFPHLYNKENLSLPGELEPFAKKASLLAAIDYIVCEQSDVFMPSHGGNMGHLMQGHRAFAGHRKFITPNKRQMLPYFLDASLPELEFHRIIKELHRGSLGQPEWRSDKVDKDVTAFPVPECMCNGTSRSSAL; encoded by the exons ATGGCGAGGTCGAAGACGAAGCAGCTCTCGTACATCGCAGTGCCGTCGCAGTTCATTCACTCTCTCCACGGCTTCCACCTCTCCCCCAAGAAGGCCGCGCGGTTCCCCGGCCACCGCCTTCCGTCCCTTGCACGAAACCCGAAGTTCCTCCTACTcctgctcttcttccttctcGCCCTGCTCCGCACCCTCAGGATCGGGTCCGAGCTCCACCGCCTCCTCCCCTTTCCCTCCGTCCCCTGCTCGCACTCTTCGTCGACCGAATCGGCGTGGGCTGCCGACAAAGCGGCGGTGGTGTCGGTGGGAGTTGATGGTGGCGATGTGGGAGAGGTGGTGGGGGAGTTTTGGAGGCAGCCGGATGGAATGGGATACTCGCCGTGCCTTAACTTCAGCGAGGAGTTCCGGATGGAGAGCGAGGCTGCTCGAGGAGTCAGGCGGCGGAAGTACTTGCTGGTGGTGGTCTCCGGTGGTCTCAACCAGCAGCGGAACCAGATCGTCGACGCGGTGGTGATCGCTCGCATCCTCGGGGCGGCGCTCGTCGTCCCTGTTCTCCAGGTCAATGTCATCTGGGGCGACGAAAG CGAGTTCTCTGATATATTTGATCTGGAGCATTTCAAGAGAGTTCTTGCCGACGATGTTAAGGTGGTGTCGTCGCTGCCGTCGACCCATATCAGAACGAGGCCAGTGGACGGGAAGCAGACCCCTCTCAATGTCCCCCCAAGCTGGATCCGGAATCGGTTCCTGAAGAAA CTCAACAGAGAAGGGGTTTTGCTTCTCAGAGGATTGGATTCCCGGTTGTCCAAAGACCTCCCACGTGACCTACAAAAGCTCCGATGCAAA GTCGCCTTCCATGCCCTGAGGTTTGCAGCACCCATCCAGGAGTTGGGCAACAAGCTCGCCATGAGGATGCGGAGCAAGGGGCCTTACCTCGCTCTGCACCTTCGACTGGAGAAAGATGTGTGGGTGCGAACAGGGTGCCTTCCTGGGCTGAGCTCCGAGTACGACGAGATCGTCCAAGAAGAGAGGAAGCTCCGCCCGAAGCTCCTCACCGGTAGGTCCAACATGACCTACCACGAGCGCAAACTCGCCGGATTCTGCCCACTGAATGCTCTCGACGTCACCAG GCTGCTGAAAGCACTAGGAGCTCCCCCGGATGCGATGATATACTGGGCAGGCGGCGAGCCGTTCGGAGGGCCGGAGGCGCTGCTGCCTTTGACGAGAGAGTTCCCGCATCTGTACAACAAGGAGAATCTGTCGCTGCCCGGCGAACTCGAACCGTTCGCGAAGAAGGCCTCCCTCCTAGCAGCTATCGACTACATCGTTTGCGAACAGAGTGACGTGTTCATGCCCTCCCATGGGGGAAACATGGGGCACCTGATGCAGGGCCACCGGGCATTCGCCGGGCACAGAAAGTTCATCACCCCCAACAAGCGTCAGATGCTCCCATATTTCCTTGACGCCTCTCTTCCCGAGCTCGAATTCCATCGGATCATCAAGGAACTCCACCGAGGATCGCTCGGCCAGCCCGAGTGGAGGAGCGACAAGGTCGACAAGGACGTCACTGCTTTCCCAGTTCCCGAGTGCATGTGCAATGGAACAAGCAGGAGTTCGGCGCTGTGA